The proteins below come from a single Maylandia zebra isolate NMK-2024a linkage group LG23, Mzebra_GT3a, whole genome shotgun sequence genomic window:
- the LOC143415179 gene encoding uncharacterized protein LOC143415179 has translation MLKLIMVLLWMILLVLLLCAEAENVTEVRGELGTNVTLTCSNQTSDTHWYMEIHSQFRAGIGRSFSSADSTYYSPGFETKFSILGNKLVIKNLTAEDCRLYFCGIKRGGSTQFVETFHLISDVTQKPVALTDSNQQSELFILSSLSLNAALVLVVICLSCVSLSLKRRISKYQANLPPAGTSERLEAPQKKEIQPPPRSAAPPSEGIYYKLHLPCFTLPQS, from the exons ATGCTGAAGCTGATCATGGTTCTCCTGTGGATGATCCTGTTGGTGCTTCTGCTCTGTGCAGAGGCCGAGAACGTGACCGAGGTCAGAGGAGAGCTGGGGACCAATGTCACTCTAACCTGCTCCAATCAGACATCAGACACACACTGGTACATGGAGATCCACAGTCAGTTCAGAGCAGGTATCGGCCGCAGTTTTTCTTCAGCAGACTCTACCTACTACTCTCCTGGTTTTGAAACCAAATTTTCAATCCTGGGAAACAAACTCGTGATTAAAAACTTGACAGCAGAGGACTGCAGGCTTTACTTCTGTGGCATCAAGAGAGGAGGCAGCACTCAGTTTGTGGAAACTTTCCATCTTATTTCAG atGTAACTCAAAAACCTGTCGCACTCACTGACAGCAACCAGCAGAGTGAGCTTTTCATCCTGAGCTCTCTGAGCCTGAACGCTGCACTCGTTCTTGTGGTGATCT GTCTGAGTTGTGTATCGTTGTCTCTGAAGAGGAGAATCAGCAAGTATCAGGCAAACCTCCCTCCAGCTGGGACCAGTGAGAGGCTGGAGGCTCCACAG AAGAAGGAGATCCAGCCCCCGCCTCGATCTGCTGCTCCTCCATCAGAGGGCATTTACTACAAACTTCACCTGCCTTGCTTCACATTGCCTCAAAGCTGA